One Sphingomonas limnosediminicola DNA segment encodes these proteins:
- a CDS encoding EAL domain-containing protein — translation MFEWGRRASDRATPTSADPVRDLMLEGAIAHEQIEVLFQPLIEPSTGRIVGAEALARSPVVTSAEALFARASAAGLDERLSRLVQRKALRCAAAWEGPLKDLKISINLLPQDLARENFEQWFLDEISTAGIDPARVTAEITESALLIDQSAVADRLARLRDMGVTIAIDDFGTGYASLAYLTTLPLDMLKIDRGLITHIVGGSRDRIVVKAMIRLARELGLKVVVEGVESTAQLALLAEWGCDLYQGFIGAGALTHEELTRFVAAVQVEAAA, via the coding sequence ATGTTTGAGTGGGGTAGGCGGGCGTCGGATCGGGCAACACCGACGTCCGCTGACCCGGTCCGCGACCTGATGCTCGAAGGCGCGATTGCGCACGAGCAGATCGAGGTCTTATTTCAGCCTTTGATCGAGCCGAGCACGGGCCGGATCGTCGGTGCCGAGGCGCTTGCGCGCTCGCCTGTCGTCACGTCTGCCGAGGCACTCTTCGCCCGCGCGTCAGCGGCGGGGCTCGACGAGCGATTGTCGCGGCTCGTCCAGCGCAAGGCGCTTCGCTGCGCGGCCGCTTGGGAAGGCCCCCTCAAGGACCTCAAGATCTCAATCAACCTCTTGCCGCAGGATCTGGCGCGCGAGAATTTCGAACAATGGTTTCTCGATGAGATTTCCACCGCCGGCATCGATCCGGCGCGCGTCACCGCCGAGATTACCGAAAGCGCGCTGCTCATCGACCAATCGGCCGTTGCCGACCGATTGGCGAGGCTGCGGGATATGGGCGTCACCATTGCAATCGACGATTTCGGCACCGGCTATGCGAGCCTGGCCTACCTCACGACGTTGCCGCTCGACATGCTGAAGATCGACCGTGGACTAATTACGCACATCGTTGGCGGGTCGCGCGACCGCATTGTGGTGAAGGCTATGATCCGCCTTGCCCGCGAGCTTGGGCTCAAGGTCGTCGTTGAAGGCGTGGAAAGCACGGCCCAGCTGGCCCTTCTCGCCGAATGGGGCTGCGACCTTTATCAGGGCTTCATCGGCGCCGGAGCACTGACGCACGAGGAACTGACGCGCTTTGTCGCGGCCGTGCAGGTCGAAGCTGCCGCCTAA
- the mfd gene encoding transcription-repair coupling factor, with translation MTEPLQRVLRADQSLTLAGVPAGFLPWLAADLARAAHGGSKGGRAVVIAADEAAMRALAETVPLFAPEVEVLTLPGWDCLPYDRASPALRVMAERLATLNALQAKRDKPQLLVVTASAATQRVLTPFRVRQLTRKIAEGDQIKRETLVQQLHALGYQRADTVAEHGEYAVRGSLIDVFPAGAEQALRLDFFGDEIDSLRRFDPSDQRSTDKATSFTLMPASEALLDEESIKRFRSRYREKFGATSTQDPLYQALSESRRLAGMEHWLPLLEEKLATLFDHLGENDIVVRDTGADKAIESRREAIEDYHANRVRAMEGEPGSYRPLEPDSLYVLNGAWDAIVDERAIHRASPFPEPESKNTISFGVEPARDFAPERAQQANVYEAVTAHVGKLRKAGDKVILASYTRGARERLAGLLEDHGLKSLKLVDTWQEALGAKSQAALLVLPLEHGFTTPDVAVLTEQDMLGDRLVRRRKRRKAADAFLQELASLSPGDLVVHQDHGIGRYEGLTQIPVSKVPHDCVALEYARGDKLYVPVENIELLTRYGSESEGVNLDSLGGEAWQRRKSRMKERIREIAGELIKTAALRATRAGVIAERDASYPQFVDRFPYDETDDQERAIEDVLGDLEAGKPMDRLVCGDVGFGKTEVALRAAFVMAMSGKQVALVGPTTLLARQHYSNFVERLQGFPINIGRLSRLVPAAEAKKTREGLADGSIDIVIGTHAILAKSVEFKRLGLVIVDEEQHFGVAHKERLKALKADVHVLTLTATPIPRTLQMAMSGLRDLSVIQTPPVDRLAVRTYVTPFDGVVLREALLREHYRGGQSFFVVPRVADLPDMEEWLTEQVPEVKFVTAHGQMSPTEVEQKMSAFYDRKYDVLLSTTIVESGLDIPSANTLIVYRSDRFGLAQLYQLRGRVGRSKTRAYAYLTMPANRSITEAAQKRLQVLSELDNLGAGFQLASHDLDIRGAGNLLGDEQSGHIKEVGFELYQSMLEDAIVDLKAGGSARTEEFTPQISVDAPIMIPEEYVPDLDLRMGLYRRLGELEDRPAIDAFAAELIDRFGPLPAETANLMKIVEVKLNCRKAMIAKLDTGPKGAVVTFADGGYPDLKGLFDYIDRLKGSAKLRPDSKLAVTRDWATPDARLTGALQLSRGLARTLAAGEAAAKKELEPA, from the coding sequence GTGACGGAGCCGCTGCAGCGCGTTCTCCGCGCCGATCAGTCGCTGACGCTTGCTGGCGTGCCAGCGGGCTTTCTCCCGTGGCTGGCGGCCGATCTCGCGCGCGCCGCGCATGGCGGCAGCAAGGGTGGCCGTGCGGTAGTTATCGCCGCTGATGAGGCCGCGATGAGAGCGCTGGCCGAGACGGTGCCGCTGTTCGCTCCGGAAGTTGAGGTCCTGACGCTGCCGGGCTGGGACTGCCTCCCCTACGACCGTGCTTCGCCGGCGTTGCGCGTCATGGCCGAGCGTCTTGCTACGCTGAATGCGCTGCAGGCGAAGCGCGACAAGCCGCAGTTACTCGTCGTCACTGCAAGCGCGGCGACGCAGCGTGTCCTGACACCCTTTCGCGTCCGTCAGCTCACGCGGAAAATCGCCGAGGGCGACCAGATAAAGCGAGAGACGCTCGTCCAGCAGTTGCACGCGCTTGGCTACCAACGCGCGGACACGGTCGCCGAGCATGGGGAATATGCTGTTCGCGGCTCTCTGATCGACGTTTTCCCGGCAGGTGCCGAGCAGGCGTTGCGGCTCGATTTCTTCGGGGACGAGATCGACAGTCTTCGCCGCTTCGATCCGTCCGATCAAAGGTCGACGGACAAGGCGACCTCATTCACCCTAATGCCGGCGTCCGAAGCCCTCCTTGATGAGGAGAGCATCAAGCGCTTCCGCTCACGCTATCGTGAGAAATTCGGCGCGACGTCGACGCAGGACCCGCTCTACCAGGCCCTTTCTGAAAGCCGCAGATTGGCCGGGATGGAGCACTGGCTGCCGCTGCTCGAAGAGAAACTGGCGACCCTGTTCGATCACCTCGGTGAGAATGACATCGTCGTTCGCGACACCGGCGCCGACAAGGCGATCGAAAGCCGTCGGGAGGCGATCGAGGATTATCATGCGAACCGCGTCCGCGCGATGGAGGGGGAGCCGGGCAGCTATCGCCCGCTCGAGCCCGACAGCTTGTATGTTTTGAACGGCGCTTGGGATGCGATCGTGGACGAGCGCGCGATCCATCGCGCCTCGCCATTCCCCGAGCCTGAGTCCAAGAACACCATCTCTTTCGGCGTCGAGCCGGCTCGCGACTTCGCGCCGGAGCGCGCGCAGCAAGCTAACGTCTACGAAGCGGTAACCGCGCATGTCGGAAAGCTGCGCAAGGCCGGGGATAAGGTGATCTTGGCGAGCTACACGCGCGGGGCGCGGGAGCGCCTTGCCGGCCTGCTTGAAGATCATGGCCTGAAATCGCTCAAACTGGTCGATACATGGCAGGAGGCTCTGGGCGCCAAGAGCCAGGCGGCGCTGCTGGTTCTTCCGCTGGAGCATGGCTTTACGACGCCGGACGTCGCGGTGCTGACCGAGCAGGACATGCTTGGCGACCGGCTCGTCCGCCGCCGCAAGCGCCGCAAGGCCGCGGACGCTTTTCTTCAGGAGCTGGCGTCGCTGTCGCCGGGCGACCTCGTCGTCCACCAGGACCACGGCATTGGCCGTTACGAAGGGCTGACGCAGATCCCGGTCAGCAAGGTGCCGCACGACTGCGTGGCGCTCGAATATGCACGTGGCGACAAGCTCTATGTTCCCGTCGAAAACATCGAACTCCTCACGCGCTACGGCAGCGAAAGCGAGGGCGTGAACCTCGACAGCCTCGGCGGCGAAGCATGGCAGCGACGTAAATCTCGGATGAAGGAGCGGATCCGTGAGATCGCGGGCGAGCTGATCAAGACTGCGGCGCTTCGTGCCACGCGCGCCGGCGTCATCGCTGAGCGCGACGCCAGCTACCCGCAATTTGTCGACCGCTTCCCATACGACGAGACGGACGACCAGGAACGCGCGATCGAAGACGTGCTGGGCGACCTCGAAGCGGGCAAGCCGATGGATCGGCTCGTCTGCGGCGACGTGGGGTTCGGTAAGACCGAGGTTGCGCTCCGGGCCGCGTTCGTCATGGCGATGTCGGGCAAGCAGGTCGCGCTGGTCGGCCCGACCACACTCCTGGCACGGCAGCATTATTCGAACTTCGTCGAGCGGCTGCAGGGCTTTCCGATCAATATTGGCCGGCTTTCCCGCCTGGTTCCCGCAGCCGAAGCGAAAAAGACCAGGGAGGGACTTGCCGACGGCTCGATCGATATCGTGATCGGCACGCATGCCATCCTGGCCAAGAGCGTGGAGTTCAAGCGGCTGGGCCTCGTCATCGTCGATGAGGAACAACACTTCGGCGTGGCCCATAAGGAGAGGCTAAAGGCCCTCAAGGCGGACGTGCATGTCCTGACACTGACGGCAACGCCAATTCCCCGCACGTTGCAAATGGCGATGTCGGGCCTGCGCGATCTCAGCGTCATCCAGACCCCGCCGGTCGACCGACTTGCTGTGCGGACGTACGTGACCCCCTTCGATGGCGTCGTGCTGCGCGAAGCCCTGCTTCGAGAACATTATCGCGGCGGGCAGAGCTTCTTCGTTGTTCCGCGCGTCGCCGACCTTCCCGACATGGAGGAGTGGCTTACCGAACAGGTGCCCGAGGTGAAGTTCGTCACCGCACACGGACAGATGAGCCCGACAGAGGTCGAGCAGAAGATGAGCGCATTCTACGACCGCAAGTATGACGTGTTGCTCTCGACGACGATCGTCGAAAGTGGGCTCGACATTCCGAGCGCGAACACGCTGATCGTCTATCGCTCCGACCGCTTCGGTCTGGCGCAGCTGTATCAGCTTCGCGGCCGCGTGGGCCGGTCGAAGACGCGGGCTTATGCCTACCTGACGATGCCGGCGAACCGGTCGATCACCGAAGCGGCACAGAAGCGGCTGCAAGTCTTATCCGAGCTCGACAATCTCGGCGCCGGCTTCCAGCTTGCGAGCCACGACCTCGACATCCGCGGCGCGGGCAATTTGCTCGGCGACGAGCAGTCTGGTCACATCAAGGAAGTCGGATTCGAACTCTACCAGTCCATGCTGGAGGACGCGATCGTCGACCTCAAGGCCGGCGGATCCGCTCGCACCGAGGAATTCACGCCGCAAATCAGCGTCGATGCGCCGATCATGATTCCGGAAGAATATGTCCCCGATCTCGACTTGCGCATGGGCCTGTACCGGCGCCTCGGCGAGCTCGAGGATCGTCCCGCGATCGATGCTTTTGCCGCTGAGCTGATCGACCGTTTCGGGCCGTTGCCGGCCGAAACAGCCAACCTGATGAAGATCGTCGAGGTGAAGCTGAATTGCCGCAAGGCGATGATCGCGAAGCTCGACACCGGGCCGAAGGGCGCCGTCGTGACGTTCGCCGACGGTGGCTACCCCGATCTGAAAGGTCTGTTCGACTACATCGACCGGTTGAAGGGTTCGGCGAAGTTGCGGCCTGACAGCAAGCTGGCGGTCACGCGCGACTGGGCAACTCCGGACGCTCGGCTAACCGGGGCATTGCAGCTGTCACGGGGCCTAGCGCGGACGCTGGCCGCAGGCGAAGCAGCGGCGAAAAAAGAGCTGGAACCGGCTTAG
- a CDS encoding succinate dehydrogenase assembly factor 2, with product MLSDPELKRLHWRAHHRGTREADMLVGGYFDANHAWWSAEQRALFSAMLEEQDVDIMAWAHGTAEPPERFSGPMIDQLKTLDYIRISR from the coding sequence ATGCTCTCCGACCCTGAACTGAAGCGCCTGCATTGGCGCGCGCATCATCGCGGCACGCGTGAAGCCGACATGCTCGTGGGCGGCTATTTCGACGCGAACCACGCATGGTGGAGCGCCGAGCAGCGCGCCCTGTTCTCGGCAATGTTGGAAGAGCAGGACGTCGACATCATGGCCTGGGCACACGGAACCGCCGAGCCGCCGGAGCGCTTCTCTGGTCCGATGATCGATCAGCTCAAGACGCTCGATTACATCCGGATTTCGCGGTGA
- the recG gene encoding ATP-dependent DNA helicase RecG, with translation MRPEILNPVFAEVEVLKGVGPQVSKLLKRLDLTRVIDVLYHLPTGAIERIQVPAASPALLGHNVILELTPYQTRESRSGRGPMRVFASDPEGNTISLIYFNNPGWAKRSLPMGENRIISGKLEAYGDEWQIIHPEVAEPGKGPAPALREPVYPLTEGLTNRRMGELAAAALERAPELPEWIEQSLAARECWSAWRTSLALIHREPGSADARKRLAYDEIFANQLALLLLRQSQRRHRTVPLPGTGELTAKLRLPYQLTGAQRRVVGEIHGDMAQSSSMLRLLQGDVGSGKTLVALLAMLAAIESGAQAALLAPTEILARQHFATLQKQLDSIGVRVAILTGREKGRPRESVLMGLADGSIDILVGTHAIFQEKVAYKNLGLAVIDEQHRFGVSQRLLLASKAERTPHLLVMTATPIPRTLTLTQYGEMDVSRIDEMPPGRTPVETRVISEERLGEVIDGVGRHISNGGQAYWVCPLVEESEKSDAAAAGERARLLRQRFGEEKIGLVHGRMKGPDKDAVMGRFASGELAVLVATTVIEVGVDVPNSTLMVVEGAERFGLAQLHQLRGRVGRGTGKSTCLLIRGQTLTDVGRARLALMRETNDGFRIAEEDLRLRGPGEILGTRQSGEEAFRVATPEDVEALAPIAQSDAQLLLDRDGGLAGPRGQAARICLYLFERDQAVGLIRSG, from the coding sequence ATGCGTCCTGAAATTCTCAACCCGGTCTTCGCCGAAGTCGAGGTTCTGAAGGGCGTCGGGCCGCAGGTGTCCAAGCTTTTGAAGCGGCTCGACCTGACGCGCGTGATCGACGTGCTCTATCATCTACCGACGGGTGCGATCGAGCGGATACAGGTGCCGGCCGCTAGCCCTGCCTTGCTGGGGCACAATGTGATCCTCGAGCTTACGCCCTATCAGACGCGTGAGAGCCGGTCGGGCCGGGGGCCGATGCGCGTGTTCGCGTCGGATCCCGAAGGCAACACCATCAGCCTCATCTATTTCAACAATCCGGGCTGGGCGAAGCGGAGCCTGCCGATGGGCGAGAATCGGATCATATCCGGCAAGCTCGAGGCTTACGGTGACGAGTGGCAAATCATTCACCCTGAAGTCGCCGAGCCAGGGAAAGGACCGGCGCCGGCGCTGCGCGAGCCCGTTTATCCGCTAACCGAAGGGCTAACGAACCGGCGGATGGGCGAGCTGGCCGCGGCTGCGCTCGAACGCGCGCCGGAGCTGCCGGAATGGATTGAGCAGAGCCTTGCCGCGCGTGAATGCTGGAGCGCTTGGCGGACTTCGCTCGCGCTCATTCACCGCGAGCCCGGATCGGCCGACGCGCGGAAACGGCTCGCTTACGATGAGATCTTCGCCAATCAGCTCGCGTTGCTGTTGCTGCGCCAATCGCAACGGCGGCATCGAACTGTGCCCCTTCCCGGTACCGGTGAACTCACGGCAAAGCTGCGGCTCCCGTATCAATTGACGGGCGCGCAACGGCGCGTGGTTGGCGAGATTCATGGCGACATGGCGCAGTCGTCTTCGATGCTGCGGTTGCTCCAGGGCGATGTGGGGTCGGGCAAGACGCTGGTCGCGCTCCTGGCGATGCTCGCCGCGATCGAATCCGGCGCCCAGGCTGCGCTGCTAGCACCGACAGAAATCCTCGCGCGTCAGCACTTTGCGACCTTGCAGAAGCAGCTGGACAGCATCGGTGTTCGGGTCGCGATCCTGACCGGGCGGGAAAAGGGTCGCCCGCGCGAGAGCGTGTTGATGGGTTTGGCCGACGGCTCGATCGATATCCTGGTAGGTACGCACGCGATCTTTCAGGAGAAGGTGGCCTACAAGAACCTCGGGCTCGCAGTGATCGACGAACAGCATCGGTTCGGCGTCTCGCAGCGGCTGTTGCTGGCGTCTAAGGCGGAGCGGACCCCGCACCTGCTGGTCATGACCGCGACACCGATCCCGCGCACGCTAACGCTCACCCAATATGGCGAGATGGACGTAAGCCGGATCGATGAGATGCCGCCTGGCCGGACGCCGGTTGAGACGCGCGTGATCAGCGAGGAGCGGCTCGGGGAGGTCATCGATGGCGTGGGCCGCCATATCTCGAACGGAGGCCAAGCCTATTGGGTGTGCCCGCTTGTCGAAGAGAGCGAAAAGAGCGACGCAGCCGCTGCCGGCGAACGTGCGCGTCTGCTTCGCCAGCGGTTCGGCGAGGAGAAGATCGGCCTTGTCCATGGTCGCATGAAGGGGCCGGACAAGGACGCGGTCATGGGCCGCTTCGCATCGGGAGAACTGGCGGTGCTCGTTGCCACAACCGTTATCGAGGTTGGCGTCGACGTTCCGAACTCAACCTTGATGGTGGTGGAAGGAGCGGAGCGCTTCGGCCTCGCGCAGCTACATCAGCTTCGCGGTCGGGTGGGACGCGGAACGGGAAAAAGCACTTGTCTGCTCATCCGTGGGCAGACACTCACGGACGTCGGCCGCGCCCGGCTCGCGCTGATGCGGGAAACCAATGATGGCTTTCGCATCGCCGAGGAGGACCTGCGCCTGCGCGGCCCCGGCGAAATCCTCGGCACTCGCCAGTCAGGGGAGGAAGCCTTTCGTGTCGCCACGCCCGAAGACGTAGAGGCACTTGCGCCAATCGCCCAGAGCGACGCGCAGTTGCTTCTCGACCGGGACGGCGGCCTTGCTGGCCCGCGTGGGCAGGCAGCGAGGATCTGCCTTTATCTTTTCGAGCGCGACCAGGCCGTCGGGCTGATCAGGAGCGGCTAG
- the tyrS gene encoding tyrosine--tRNA ligase: MNEFRSSLLKLLDERGYIHQLTDAEALDALADRQVVPGYIGFDATASSLHVGSLFQIMLLRRMQQAGHKPIVLMGGGTTKVGDPSGKDESRKLLTTEEIDANIAGIRKVFERFLTFGDGPTDAIMVNNADWLDELSYIPFLREVGRHFTINRMLTFDSVRLRLDREQPLTFLEFNYMILQAYDFMELSRRVGCRLQLGGSDQWGNIVNGIELARRIDGTEIYGVTSPLITTADGAKMGKTAQGAVWLNEELLSPYDYWQFWRNTADADVGRFLRIYTDLPLEEIARLESLPGAEINQAKIVLATEATTMLHGKQAAEAAAVTARETFEGGGAGANLPTLTTGASVSVLEALTGLGFCASNGEAKRKIAEGAVRIDDQVISDPFLVIPVPRNPVKVSLGKKKHGLLVS, encoded by the coding sequence ATGAACGAATTCCGCTCTTCTTTGCTTAAGCTCCTCGACGAGCGCGGCTACATCCACCAGTTGACGGACGCGGAAGCGCTCGACGCCCTCGCCGATCGTCAGGTGGTTCCCGGCTACATTGGTTTCGACGCCACGGCCTCCAGCCTCCACGTCGGAAGCCTGTTCCAGATCATGCTCCTGCGCCGGATGCAGCAGGCCGGCCACAAGCCGATCGTGCTCATGGGCGGCGGAACTACCAAGGTCGGCGATCCTTCCGGAAAGGACGAGAGCCGTAAGCTGCTTACAACCGAGGAAATCGACGCCAACATCGCCGGCATCCGCAAGGTCTTCGAGCGTTTCCTGACCTTCGGCGACGGCCCGACCGACGCCATCATGGTCAACAATGCCGACTGGCTCGACGAGCTGTCCTACATCCCATTCCTGCGTGAGGTCGGACGGCACTTTACGATCAATCGGATGCTGACCTTCGACAGCGTGCGCTTGCGGCTCGACCGTGAGCAGCCGCTGACCTTCCTCGAATTCAATTACATGATCCTCCAGGCCTACGACTTCATGGAACTGTCGCGGCGTGTCGGATGCCGTCTGCAACTCGGCGGATCGGATCAATGGGGCAACATCGTCAACGGAATCGAGCTTGCGCGGCGCATCGACGGGACCGAAATCTACGGTGTCACAAGCCCGCTGATCACCACCGCGGATGGCGCCAAGATGGGCAAGACGGCGCAGGGCGCCGTGTGGCTCAATGAGGAGCTTCTGAGCCCCTACGATTACTGGCAGTTCTGGCGGAACACGGCCGATGCCGACGTCGGACGGTTTCTCCGCATCTACACCGACCTGCCGCTGGAGGAGATAGCGCGGCTCGAGAGCCTTCCGGGCGCGGAGATCAACCAGGCGAAGATCGTGCTGGCGACAGAAGCTACGACAATGCTACACGGCAAGCAGGCGGCGGAGGCCGCTGCGGTCACGGCGCGAGAGACCTTCGAAGGTGGCGGCGCGGGCGCCAACCTGCCGACGCTTACAACCGGCGCCAGCGTGTCCGTCCTTGAAGCGCTCACCGGCCTCGGGTTCTGCGCGTCGAACGGTGAAGCCAAGCGCAAGATTGCAGAGGGTGCGGTCAGGATCGACGATCAGGTGATCAGCGACCCGTTCCTTGTCATCCCGGTTCCGCGCAACCCGGTCAAAGTCAGCCTGGGCAAGAAGAAGCACGGCCTGCTCGTCAGCTAG
- a CDS encoding DUF1343 domain-containing protein — protein sequence MTLFGIDRLLDEPELRRPLEGKRVALLAHPASVTRDLTHSLDALFAAGLNVSAVFGPQHGVRGDLQDNMMESPDFTDPIYNVPVFSLYGEVRRPTGQSMGTFDTILVDLQDLGCRIYTYVTTLLYVLEAAAEHGKSVWVLDRPNPAGRPVEGLILREGWESFVGAGPMPMRHGLTLGELGRWFIDHFMLDVDYRVIEMEGWQPDEAPGFGWPPERVWINPSPNAANVNMARAYAGTVMLEGTTLSEGRGTTRPLELFGAPDIDPIKVMAEMERVAPDWLRGCKLRDVSFQPTFHKHAGELNRGVFIHAEGQFYDYDAFRPWRLQSLAFKAIRNLYPAYDLWRDFPYEYEFDKLAIDVINGSSLLREWVDDPEAAPSDLDAITVPDEQAWVEERKPYQIY from the coding sequence ATGACCTTATTCGGAATCGACCGGCTCCTCGACGAGCCGGAGCTTCGTCGTCCACTCGAAGGAAAGCGCGTTGCGCTTCTGGCGCATCCAGCATCCGTCACCCGCGATCTTACCCACAGTCTCGACGCATTATTCGCCGCCGGCCTGAATGTGTCGGCCGTCTTCGGCCCGCAGCACGGTGTTCGCGGGGACCTTCAGGACAATATGATGGAGTCGCCGGACTTCACCGACCCAATCTACAACGTGCCCGTCTTCAGCCTTTATGGTGAAGTGCGCCGCCCAACTGGCCAGTCGATGGGCACGTTCGACACGATCCTCGTCGACCTGCAGGATCTCGGCTGCCGCATCTATACCTACGTAACGACCTTGCTTTACGTGCTGGAAGCCGCCGCAGAGCACGGCAAAAGCGTTTGGGTTCTCGATCGCCCGAACCCTGCCGGCCGACCGGTCGAGGGCCTGATCCTACGCGAAGGCTGGGAGAGCTTCGTCGGCGCGGGGCCCATGCCGATGCGTCACGGCCTCACGCTGGGAGAACTTGGGCGCTGGTTCATCGATCATTTCATGCTCGACGTCGATTATCGGGTCATCGAGATGGAGGGCTGGCAGCCCGACGAGGCGCCGGGCTTCGGCTGGCCGCCCGAGCGCGTATGGATCAACCCAAGCCCAAATGCTGCCAACGTCAACATGGCGCGTGCTTATGCCGGCACCGTGATGCTGGAAGGGACGACCCTCAGCGAGGGCAGGGGCACGACCCGCCCGCTGGAGTTATTCGGTGCCCCGGACATCGATCCGATCAAGGTGATGGCCGAGATGGAGCGCGTGGCGCCGGATTGGCTTCGCGGCTGCAAGCTTCGCGACGTCTCATTCCAGCCGACGTTTCACAAGCATGCTGGTGAACTAAACCGCGGCGTCTTCATTCACGCCGAAGGCCAGTTCTACGACTATGATGCCTTTCGTCCGTGGCGGCTGCAGTCATTGGCCTTCAAGGCCATCCGCAACCTCTATCCGGCTTACGATCTGTGGCGCGACTTCCCGTACGAATATGAATTCGACAAGCTCGCGATCGACGTCATCAACGGTTCGTCGCTGCTTCGAGAATGGGTCGACGATCCCGAAGCGGCGCCTAGCGACCTGGACGCGATCACGGTGCCGGACGAGCAGGCCTGGGTCGAAGAGCGCAAGCCCTATCAGATTTACTAG
- a CDS encoding methyl-accepting chemotaxis protein, with the protein MATQGIEEVTENAIRAVARDCGSLSMECSDVAGYVKGVSERISEHMKMLDQLEEVTSRLLGDQARVSDSTDEARLLAEQAKAKLDAGREAIEGTIEGFKGLTELVVQLGERMAGFASAMNQVQMVSSTIETIARKTNMLALNATIEAARAGDAGRSFAVVAAEVKKLAHDTRAATSQIASTIGELTREAGAVTTEIKTGVERSRAAQSGFGTISDTVREVSEIVGMVDRQTEGIAHSTSMIQTSVDRVKAGLTDFAGDARANGSELLTAQKRLAHLEMLSNTMLDTLANSGAEIDDTPFILKAQEACRQVQAAIEAAIDKGELTVDDVFDRDYKVIPGSNPVQYEVRFNDAADHYVRPVLDHTKGVDNRIIGTAIGDMNGYLPTHLSERSHPQGPDPVWNDEHCRNRRIMIDDQTRTALASDQPATLATYRMELGDKKIPVKNIYVPLWVKGRRWGNFELAYRDD; encoded by the coding sequence ATGGCCACTCAGGGGATCGAGGAAGTCACTGAAAACGCAATTCGTGCCGTGGCCCGGGATTGCGGCTCTTTGTCGATGGAGTGCAGCGACGTCGCCGGATACGTCAAAGGCGTCAGCGAGCGCATCTCCGAACATATGAAGATGCTCGACCAGCTCGAGGAAGTGACTAGCCGCCTGCTCGGCGACCAGGCGCGCGTTTCCGATTCAACCGACGAGGCCCGGCTCCTCGCTGAGCAGGCCAAGGCGAAGCTCGATGCTGGTCGTGAGGCAATCGAAGGCACAATCGAGGGGTTCAAGGGGCTTACCGAACTTGTCGTTCAGCTCGGCGAGCGCATGGCCGGCTTCGCCTCGGCGATGAACCAGGTGCAGATGGTGTCGTCGACTATTGAGACGATTGCCCGCAAGACAAACATGCTGGCGTTGAACGCGACCATTGAGGCCGCTCGCGCCGGCGATGCCGGCCGCAGCTTCGCGGTCGTTGCCGCCGAGGTGAAGAAGCTCGCGCATGATACGCGTGCGGCGACGAGCCAGATTGCTTCGACGATCGGCGAGCTTACCCGTGAGGCGGGTGCCGTGACGACCGAGATCAAGACGGGCGTTGAGCGCAGCCGCGCTGCCCAGTCAGGCTTCGGCACCATCAGCGACACTGTCCGCGAGGTGAGCGAAATCGTCGGGATGGTCGACCGTCAGACCGAGGGTATCGCCCACTCGACCAGCATGATTCAGACCAGCGTGGACCGCGTGAAGGCCGGCCTTACCGACTTTGCCGGTGATGCCCGCGCCAACGGCAGCGAGCTGCTCACCGCGCAGAAGCGGCTGGCCCATCTTGAAATGCTGTCGAACACCATGCTCGACACGCTCGCGAACTCGGGCGCCGAGATTGACGACACGCCCTTCATCCTGAAGGCTCAGGAAGCCTGCCGGCAGGTTCAAGCCGCTATCGAGGCGGCGATCGACAAGGGCGAGCTCACGGTGGATGACGTTTTCGACCGCGACTACAAGGTGATCCCCGGCTCCAATCCAGTGCAGTATGAAGTTCGTTTCAATGATGCCGCCGACCACTACGTGCGGCCTGTCCTCGATCATACGAAGGGCGTCGATAACCGCATCATCGGCACCGCGATCGGTGACATGAACGGTTATTTGCCGACGCATTTGTCAGAGCGGAGCCACCCGCAGGGACCGGATCCGGTCTGGAACGACGAGCATTGCCGCAATCGTCGGATCATGATCGACGACCAGACCCGTACGGCGCTTGCCAGCGACCAGCCGGCGACACTCGCCACCTACCGGATGGAACTCGGCGACAAGAAAATCCCGGTGAAGAACATTTATGTTCCGCTGTGGGTCAAGGGCCGCCGCTGGGGCAATTTCGAGCTTGCGTACCGCGACGACTGA